One genomic window of Candidatus Nitrosopumilus sediminis includes the following:
- the gatD gene encoding Glu-tRNA(Gln) amidotransferase subunit GatD: MSEYTGYVGKSLEFLKTNQVSVGDSVKILADITYSGIIMPRYEHGDDKHIVLKLKSGYNIGLEITKIEKIEKNPSLEKIIEKNERVEKDKALPNILLLSTGGTIASKIDYRTGAVTPILTAEELNSSVPELAKIANIDTKVLFSEYSENIMPEHWLKIAETIKEYSKSEYSGIIIAHGTDTMHYTSSYLSFSLSGFPIPIALVGSQRSSDRASSDAALNLIGATKFLTECKTNGIYVVMHQDENDETIACHIGTRVRKNHTSKRGAFQTVGDDPAFLIVNNEIYKNMKEDFFTTTEFKPKIKINEKVALVKYHPGYNPSLLKNIIDSNYKAIIFEGTGLGHIGKNMYSVVKIANEKGIFMGMTSQCIDGRVRMTVYESGRDLLDLGIIPLENMIPEVALVKAMWVTGNTENLDEIKEIMLNRIASEFSI, from the coding sequence ATGTCAGAATATACAGGCTACGTTGGAAAATCATTAGAATTTCTTAAAACTAACCAAGTTTCAGTCGGGGATTCTGTAAAAATTTTAGCTGATATCACATATTCAGGCATAATTATGCCCAGATATGAACACGGTGATGACAAACATATTGTTTTAAAATTAAAGAGCGGATACAATATTGGTTTAGAAATTACAAAAATTGAAAAGATTGAAAAAAATCCATCTTTAGAAAAAATAATAGAAAAAAATGAAAGGGTTGAAAAAGACAAGGCCTTGCCAAATATCCTACTATTGTCAACAGGAGGTACAATTGCAAGTAAAATTGATTATAGAACGGGTGCAGTTACGCCAATATTAACTGCTGAAGAATTGAATTCGTCTGTTCCAGAACTTGCAAAAATTGCAAACATAGACACAAAAGTACTATTTTCAGAATATTCAGAAAACATAATGCCTGAACATTGGTTGAAAATTGCTGAAACAATAAAAGAATATTCTAAATCAGAGTATTCGGGAATTATTATTGCACATGGAACAGATACCATGCATTATACATCATCTTATCTTTCTTTTTCACTTTCAGGTTTTCCAATACCAATAGCATTAGTAGGTTCACAAAGATCATCAGATCGGGCATCGTCAGATGCAGCATTAAATCTAATTGGAGCTACAAAATTTCTAACTGAATGTAAAACAAATGGCATCTACGTTGTTATGCATCAAGATGAAAATGATGAAACGATTGCATGTCATATAGGTACAAGAGTAAGAAAAAATCATACAAGTAAAAGAGGGGCATTCCAAACAGTCGGAGATGATCCTGCATTTTTAATTGTTAATAATGAAATTTATAAAAATATGAAAGAAGATTTTTTTACAACTACAGAATTTAAACCTAAAATAAAAATAAATGAAAAAGTTGCATTAGTAAAGTATCATCCAGGATATAATCCATCTTTGTTAAAAAATATCATAGATTCTAATTATAAAGCAATAATTTTTGAAGGTACAGGATTAGGACATATTGGAAAAAATATGTATTCAGTAGTAAAAATTGCAAATGAAAAAGGCATCTTTATGGGAATGACTTCTCAATGTATTGATGGCAGAGTAAGAATGACAGTTTATGAAAGTGGTAGAGATTTACTCGATTTAGGCATAATTCCTTTAGAAAACATGATTCCAGAAGTCGCATTAGTCAAAGCAATGTGGGTTACTGGAAACACTGAAAATCTTGATGAAATTAAAGAAATCATGCTTAATAGAATTGCATCTGAATTTTCAATATAA
- the dnaK gene encoding molecular chaperone DnaK — MTKIIGIDLGTSNSAAAVVMGGKPTIIPAAEGATVAGKAFPSVVAFSKDGDLLVGEPARRQAVTNPDRTIVAAKRKMGSDHVFKILDKEYKPQQISAFILQKIKKDAEAFVGEPVQKAVITVPAYFDDNQRQATKDAGTIAGLDVVRIINEPTAASLAFGLDKSKEDMKILVFDFGGGTLDVTIMEMGGGVFEVLSTSGDTQLGGTDMDKVLIDFIVDEFKKKEGVDLSQDSTAMTRIREAAEKAKIELSTVMETDVNLPFIAHDPSTGAKNLELRITRAKLDELIGPIVERCKPSVLKALEDAKLSNSDINKIVMVGGPTRIPLVKKFVSELVGQESESGVDPMEAVAMGAAIQAGIIAGDVSSDIVLLDVTPLTLGIETLGGVREPLIERNTTIPTSKSKVFTTAADNQTAVTIHVVQGERPMATDNVSLGSFNLTDLPPAPRGVPQIEVKFDIDANGIINVTAKDLGTQKEAKITIESTSKLSKEEIEKLKEDAEKFSDEDKKKKEKIDLRNEAESYIYTTEKLVNHDLKDKISQEQGIKITDAVKEVREVLDKEPDELKPKLETLQTLVNEVTTELYKNASPPPGADGQQGADGQQGADGQQGADGQQGADESSKSSQTNETKSN; from the coding sequence ATGACTAAAATAATTGGAATTGATTTAGGAACAAGTAACTCTGCAGCAGCAGTAGTTATGGGTGGAAAACCAACAATAATTCCAGCAGCTGAAGGTGCAACTGTTGCAGGTAAAGCATTTCCATCAGTTGTAGCATTTTCTAAAGATGGTGACCTTTTAGTAGGAGAACCAGCACGAAGGCAAGCAGTAACTAATCCTGATAGGACAATTGTTGCTGCCAAACGAAAGATGGGCTCAGATCATGTTTTTAAAATTCTTGATAAAGAATACAAACCTCAACAAATTTCAGCATTTATTTTACAAAAAATCAAAAAAGACGCTGAAGCATTTGTAGGTGAACCTGTTCAAAAAGCAGTGATTACTGTTCCTGCATATTTTGATGATAATCAACGTCAAGCAACTAAAGATGCTGGAACCATCGCTGGACTAGATGTTGTTAGAATAATTAATGAACCAACTGCTGCATCATTAGCATTTGGATTGGATAAATCAAAAGAAGACATGAAAATTCTTGTTTTTGATTTTGGTGGTGGTACATTAGATGTAACCATTATGGAAATGGGTGGAGGTGTTTTTGAAGTTCTTAGTACATCTGGTGATACTCAATTGGGCGGTACAGATATGGATAAAGTTCTAATTGATTTTATTGTTGATGAATTCAAGAAAAAAGAAGGAGTTGATCTCTCTCAAGATTCGACTGCAATGACAAGAATTAGAGAAGCTGCTGAGAAAGCAAAAATTGAATTATCTACAGTTATGGAAACTGATGTTAATTTACCATTTATTGCACATGATCCATCAACTGGTGCTAAAAATTTAGAGTTAAGAATTACAAGAGCAAAACTAGACGAATTAATTGGACCTATTGTTGAACGATGTAAACCTTCGGTACTCAAAGCATTAGAAGATGCAAAATTATCAAATTCTGATATCAATAAAATAGTCATGGTTGGTGGACCGACAAGAATACCTCTAGTGAAAAAGTTTGTTAGTGAATTAGTTGGTCAAGAATCTGAATCTGGTGTAGATCCTATGGAAGCTGTAGCAATGGGAGCAGCAATTCAGGCAGGAATTATAGCTGGAGATGTTAGCAGCGATATTGTTTTACTCGATGTTACTCCACTAACATTAGGAATTGAAACTTTAGGTGGTGTAAGAGAACCATTAATTGAAAGAAATACTACTATACCTACTTCTAAGAGTAAAGTTTTCACTACAGCAGCTGATAATCAAACAGCAGTTACGATTCATGTTGTTCAAGGTGAAAGACCAATGGCAACAGACAATGTGTCTTTAGGAAGCTTTAATCTTACTGATTTACCACCAGCACCAAGAGGGGTTCCTCAAATTGAAGTAAAATTTGACATTGATGCAAATGGAATAATTAATGTTACAGCAAAAGATCTTGGAACACAAAAAGAAGCTAAAATTACAATTGAATCAACATCAAAATTGTCTAAAGAAGAAATTGAAAAACTCAAGGAAGATGCAGAAAAATTCTCTGATGAAGATAAAAAGAAGAAAGAAAAAATTGACTTGAGAAATGAAGCAGAAAGTTATATCTACACTACAGAAAAATTAGTTAATCATGATCTTAAAGATAAAATTTCACAAGAACAAGGTATCAAAATTACCGATGCTGTGAAAGAAGTTAGAGAAGTTTTAGATAAAGAACCAGATGAATTGAAACCTAAACTTGAGACATTACAAACATTGGTAAATGAAGTTACTACAGAACTTTACAAAAATGCTTCACCTCCGCCTGGCGCAGATGGACAACAAGGCGCAGATGGACAACAAGGCGCAGATGGACAACAAGGCGCAGATGGACAACAAGGCGCAGATGAATCTTCTAAATCATCTCAAACTAATGAAACAAAATCTAACTGA
- the gatE gene encoding Glu-tRNA(Gln) amidotransferase subunit GatE — MFQLKMEGGIVIEVKGVQQLDQLEKVVEYEAKRQHGLLVISKKIQEKDWKFTNEDKKDITELFSKCKSKIIQNAIKKNQKILAVSFKNMAGMFGFSPYEGIRLGKEVAELVRFFGIGGVFHSDELPNYGIEESDLEKLKKFAEIKENDAFLILASPQEKMHTIVEQIILRIEHIRDKGIPIDTRLATQSGETKFLRPRPGAARMYPETDIPPIIITKEELSEAENKIPKSWDDSIKELETKYKINPQLAEQIFDSRYIELFEKIIEDININPTFVASILCSSITNLERSGLDPNLLKNQEIFKLFQLLEEGKIAKESIEIIFENIMAGKSKTVEQAIKNTSIQSVNEDDLEKIIGDIVENNNEIIKNQKERAIGPLMGIVMKELRGKASGETINNILLKNIKKKIENMT, encoded by the coding sequence ATGTTTCAATTAAAGATGGAGGGGGGCATAGTAATTGAAGTAAAAGGAGTACAGCAATTAGATCAATTAGAAAAAGTTGTTGAATATGAAGCTAAAAGACAGCATGGTTTGTTAGTAATTTCAAAAAAAATTCAAGAAAAAGATTGGAAATTTACTAATGAAGACAAAAAAGACATTACAGAGTTATTTTCAAAATGTAAATCAAAAATTATTCAAAATGCCATAAAGAAAAATCAGAAAATTCTTGCAGTGTCTTTTAAAAACATGGCTGGAATGTTCGGATTTTCACCTTATGAAGGCATCAGATTAGGAAAGGAAGTAGCAGAATTGGTAAGATTTTTTGGAATAGGTGGAGTATTTCATTCAGATGAATTACCCAATTATGGAATTGAGGAATCAGATTTAGAAAAATTGAAGAAATTTGCAGAAATCAAAGAAAATGATGCATTTTTAATTTTGGCATCACCTCAAGAAAAAATGCATACAATTGTAGAACAAATTATTTTAAGAATTGAACATATTAGAGATAAAGGCATTCCAATTGATACCAGATTAGCTACTCAATCAGGAGAAACAAAATTTCTTCGACCAAGACCAGGAGCTGCAAGAATGTATCCTGAAACAGATATTCCACCAATAATTATTACGAAAGAAGAATTATCAGAAGCTGAAAATAAAATACCAAAATCTTGGGATGATTCTATAAAAGAACTGGAAACAAAATATAAAATTAATCCTCAACTTGCAGAACAAATTTTTGATTCACGATATATTGAACTATTTGAAAAAATTATTGAAGATATTAACATCAATCCTACATTTGTTGCATCAATACTTTGTTCATCAATTACAAATTTGGAAAGAAGTGGACTAGATCCAAATTTATTAAAGAATCAAGAAATTTTCAAATTGTTTCAGTTATTGGAAGAAGGGAAAATTGCAAAAGAATCTATTGAAATAATATTTGAAAACATAATGGCTGGGAAATCAAAGACGGTAGAACAAGCTATAAAAAATACTTCAATTCAATCTGTGAATGAAGATGATCTAGAAAAAATTATTGGAGATATTGTAGAAAATAATAATGAAATTATTAAAAATCAAAAGGAAAGAGCTATTGGACCATTAATGGGAATTGTTATGAAAGAATTAAGAGGTAAGGCTTCTGGTGAAACAATTAACAATATTCTTTTAAAAAACATCAAGAAGAAAATAGAAAATATGACCTAA
- a CDS encoding CDC48 family AAA ATPase, producing MSQNALSLKVLEAYTRDVGRGVARIDYDSMDTLNASTGDVIEIKGKRRTVAKCLPLYPSDEGKGIIRIDGLGRNNSGIAIGDTISVRKIKAVAAEKVVVAPLEAIPPIDERYLADALESVPLIKGDNVMVPYFGGRLTFQVIGVNPAADAVLVTQKTVFHIAEKGETLRGVPQVTYEDIGGISNEIKKVREMIELPLRHPEIFEKLGIEAPKGVLLYGPPGTGKTLLAKAVANESNAHFISISGPEIMSKFYGESEARLREIFKEAREKAPSIIFVDEIDSIAPKREEVTGEVERRVVSQMLSLMDGLEARGKVIVISATNRPNAIDPALRRPGRFDREIEIKVPDKKGRKDILAIHSRNMPLSDDVNMEKISSVSHGYVGADLEYLCKEAAMKCLRRLLPVLNLEEEKLPPETLDKLIVNHEDFQKALIEVTPSGMREVFIENPDVKWDDVGGLEDVKRELQEAVEWPMKYPGLYDKLGHNMPRGILLHGPSGTGKTLLAKAVATQSEANFVSVRGPELLSKWVGESERGIREIFKRARQSAPCVVFFDEIDSIAPIRGAGGETAVTERVVSQLLTELDGMENMHGVIVLAATNRADMIDPALLRPGRFDKIIQIPLPDKESRKSILKINAEKIPTVSDEKDPQHIDFEKLSELTDGLSGADTASIANTAVSLVIHEFLDSHPDVKDIEKSDVDAKVTMKHFEEAVKKVREQKDLKLGEKLVASYYR from the coding sequence ATGAGTCAAAATGCTCTTTCTCTCAAAGTTCTTGAAGCATATACGAGAGATGTTGGAAGAGGAGTAGCAAGAATCGATTATGATTCAATGGATACATTAAATGCCTCTACAGGTGATGTTATTGAAATTAAAGGTAAACGAAGAACAGTGGCAAAATGTCTACCACTGTATCCTTCAGATGAAGGAAAGGGGATTATCAGGATTGATGGATTAGGTAGAAATAATTCAGGAATTGCGATTGGTGATACAATTTCTGTTAGAAAAATAAAAGCAGTAGCTGCAGAGAAAGTAGTAGTTGCACCACTAGAAGCAATTCCTCCAATAGATGAAAGATATCTTGCAGATGCGTTAGAAAGTGTTCCTTTGATTAAAGGAGATAATGTAATGGTTCCATACTTTGGTGGACGTTTAACTTTCCAAGTAATCGGAGTAAATCCAGCAGCTGATGCTGTTTTGGTAACTCAAAAAACAGTTTTCCATATTGCAGAGAAGGGAGAAACATTACGTGGTGTTCCACAAGTAACCTATGAAGATATTGGAGGTATTTCAAATGAGATTAAAAAAGTAAGAGAGATGATTGAGCTTCCATTAAGACATCCAGAAATTTTTGAAAAATTAGGAATTGAAGCACCAAAAGGAGTATTGTTGTATGGTCCTCCAGGTACTGGTAAAACATTACTTGCAAAAGCAGTTGCAAATGAAAGTAATGCACATTTCATCAGTATTTCAGGTCCAGAAATTATGAGTAAGTTCTATGGTGAAAGTGAAGCTAGATTAAGAGAAATTTTCAAAGAAGCAAGAGAAAAAGCTCCATCAATTATCTTTGTTGACGAAATTGATTCTATTGCTCCAAAAAGAGAAGAAGTTACTGGAGAAGTTGAAAGAAGAGTTGTTTCTCAAATGCTATCCTTAATGGATGGACTAGAGGCAAGGGGCAAGGTAATTGTTATCTCTGCAACAAATAGACCAAATGCAATTGACCCCGCACTTAGAAGACCAGGAAGATTTGATAGAGAAATTGAAATTAAGGTTCCAGATAAGAAAGGAAGGAAAGACATTCTTGCAATTCATAGCAGAAACATGCCGTTATCAGATGATGTCAACATGGAAAAAATATCTTCAGTCAGTCACGGATACGTTGGTGCAGATTTAGAATATCTTTGTAAAGAGGCTGCAATGAAATGTTTGAGAAGACTACTGCCAGTTTTGAATTTAGAAGAAGAAAAGCTTCCTCCTGAAACTTTAGATAAACTGATTGTAAATCATGAAGATTTCCAGAAAGCATTGATCGAGGTGACACCATCTGGAATGCGAGAAGTATTCATTGAAAATCCAGATGTGAAATGGGATGATGTAGGAGGATTAGAAGATGTTAAACGAGAACTACAAGAAGCTGTAGAATGGCCAATGAAATATCCAGGTCTTTATGATAAATTAGGTCACAACATGCCAAGAGGAATCTTACTTCACGGTCCAAGCGGTACTGGTAAAACGTTACTTGCAAAAGCAGTAGCTACTCAAAGTGAAGCTAACTTTGTTTCAGTTAGAGGCCCTGAACTCTTATCAAAATGGGTAGGTGAATCAGAAAGAGGAATAAGAGAGATCTTCAAACGTGCACGTCAATCTGCACCATGTGTTGTATTCTTTGATGAGATTGATTCTATTGCTCCAATCAGAGGAGCTGGTGGGGAAACAGCAGTTACCGAAAGAGTTGTCAGTCAATTATTAACAGAATTAGATGGAATGGAGAATATGCACGGAGTCATTGTATTAGCTGCAACAAATAGAGCAGATATGATTGATCCTGCACTATTAAGACCAGGAAGATTTGATAAAATTATTCAGATTCCACTTCCAGATAAGGAAAGTAGAAAGAGTATATTGAAAATTAATGCAGAGAAAATTCCAACAGTTAGTGATGAAAAAGATCCTCAACATATTGACTTTGAAAAGCTTTCAGAATTAACAGACGGGTTAAGTGGTGCAGATACAGCATCCATTGCAAATACAGCAGTATCTTTGGTAATTCATGAATTCTTAGACTCACATCCAGATGTAAAAGATATTGAAAAAAGTGATGTTGATGCCAAAGTAACTATGAAGCACTTTGAAGAAGCAGTAAAGAAAGTTAGAGAACAAAAAGATCTCAAGCTTGGAGAAAAATTGGTAGCTTCCTATTACAGGTAG
- the dnaJ gene encoding molecular chaperone DnaJ — translation MAAKRDYYEVLGVTKTSSPDEIKQQYRKLALKFHPDRNKSSEAAEHFKEISEAYAVISDPEKKQIYDQHGHAGVDGRYSTEDIFQGGQGGGFDSIFESIFGRGGGGFGFNQQQRGSDILYQTSVTLEDVLHGKKMEINLQKQILCDVCNGSGAKPGTHKKTCTTCNGQGQVRQTRNMGFASFVTAAPCSACRGQGSIIETPCNECKGQGKKKGTKTVTFDIPPGIDSGDYTVPDEGNEIPDGVNGDLIIRVRVQPHPKFNRDGKDIFYDHDISMIDAALGCEIMVPTLEGTEKIKVDSGSQPNTIIKLKGKGVPHINSRGKGDQFVRIVVNVPKKLNKHQKNLLDEFRKTSE, via the coding sequence ATGGCTGCAAAACGAGATTATTATGAAGTTTTAGGTGTCACAAAAACATCATCACCAGATGAAATTAAACAACAATATAGGAAATTAGCACTGAAATTCCACCCTGACCGTAACAAATCTTCAGAAGCAGCCGAACATTTCAAAGAAATTTCTGAAGCATATGCAGTAATTTCAGATCCGGAAAAAAAGCAAATCTATGATCAACATGGACATGCAGGTGTTGATGGCAGGTACTCCACAGAGGATATTTTCCAAGGAGGACAAGGTGGAGGATTCGATTCCATTTTTGAATCTATTTTTGGTCGTGGAGGTGGTGGATTTGGGTTTAATCAACAACAACGAGGTTCAGATATTCTATATCAAACATCTGTAACTTTAGAAGATGTCCTTCATGGTAAAAAAATGGAAATCAATTTACAAAAACAAATTCTATGTGATGTTTGTAATGGTTCTGGTGCTAAACCTGGTACTCATAAAAAAACATGTACAACATGTAATGGTCAAGGACAAGTTAGACAAACTCGAAATATGGGATTTGCTTCATTTGTAACTGCTGCACCATGTTCTGCTTGTAGAGGACAAGGATCAATAATTGAAACCCCTTGTAATGAATGTAAAGGACAAGGAAAGAAAAAGGGAACAAAAACAGTAACCTTTGATATTCCTCCAGGAATTGATTCAGGTGATTACACAGTTCCTGATGAAGGAAATGAAATTCCTGATGGAGTTAATGGTGATTTAATAATTAGAGTAAGAGTTCAGCCTCATCCCAAATTCAATAGAGATGGAAAAGATATTTTTTATGATCATGATATTTCTATGATTGATGCTGCCTTAGGATGTGAAATTATGGTTCCTACATTAGAGGGAACAGAAAAAATTAAAGTTGATTCTGGCAGTCAACCAAATACAATTATCAAACTAAAAGGAAAAGGCGTTCCACACATCAATTCCAGAGGGAAAGGTGATCAATTTGTTAGAATTGTGGTCAATGTACCTAAAAAACTCAATAAACACCAAAAAAATCTCTTAGATGAATTTAGAAAAACAAGTGAATAA
- a CDS encoding 5' nucleotidase, NT5C type yields MTKIKIALDVDGVLADVIISWMNFSNSIRPKITKNQITNWEFWKEFQIDPFDFYAELSSCWENWMSIPTTEKNLSSITKSLSAIGQVDVVTAREISTDSFVKSWLDYHDISYDNYVSVIDGPMKADLNYDVFIDDSPLNAEKFLKNNKKVILYSQPWNQHVSDNRIDRISNLFEAVEKIKLI; encoded by the coding sequence ATGACTAAAATAAAAATTGCATTAGATGTTGATGGCGTACTTGCAGATGTAATCATATCGTGGATGAATTTTAGTAATTCTATTAGACCAAAAATTACTAAAAATCAAATCACAAATTGGGAATTTTGGAAAGAATTCCAAATAGATCCTTTTGATTTTTATGCTGAACTTAGCTCATGTTGGGAAAATTGGATGTCAATACCTACTACGGAAAAAAATTTGTCATCAATCACAAAATCTTTGTCTGCTATTGGTCAAGTAGATGTTGTTACAGCAAGAGAGATCTCTACTGATTCATTTGTAAAATCTTGGTTAGATTATCATGATATATCATACGATAATTATGTATCAGTAATTGATGGTCCTATGAAAGCAGATTTGAATTATGATGTATTTATTGATGATTCACCCTTAAATGCCGAAAAATTTCTCAAAAATAATAAAAAGGTGATTTTATATTCACAACCTTGGAATCAACATGTTTCTGACAATCGAATTGATCGAATTTCAAATCTTTTTGAAGCAGTTGAAAAAATCAAACTCATTTAA